The following is a genomic window from Candidatus Margulisiibacteriota bacterium.
AACTTCATCGGTGCTTAATTTTAAGTGCATATTTAATTCGTCAGTCAGCATTTTTTTATCCCATTTCGGATTTATTCTATTTAAGAATGTCGTAATTTCTTCGGCATTAACTATCCATTTTGACTGGGCTTTTTTAAGTGAATCTTTTTGTTTATTCTTGGCTGCCGTCACAACATCCACCGCTATCATAATGTGATCGGTAAGCAGGCTTGTTAATCTGTTGCCAGCGTCCAAGCCGTAGTAAGGTTTAATCGCGTCGCCAATATCAACCTGATTTTTTAACAATCTTTTAGCAACCGCTTCAGTATCATCAGTGCCGGCGAGTGCACTGATGATATAATTTCTCATATAAAATACGTGCTCGGCTCCTAACTGGCGTATAGCTGTTTTTAACCCCAGAGTTGATTTTATGGCGAAAATTGTGCTTTTATCGGAATTTTTTATTGCTTTCATTGAATTAGCTGCAAATCCCAGTCCTATGAACATACTGATAATCAGTACAATTGAACTGAAAAGAATCAATTTTTTCATAACTATCTCCTTTTTTAATACTACAAGTTTTAATTTTCTTCGTTATTTGATTAAATTTATACCGATACATCCATTTACTTAATAATAGGTTATTATGAATGCATCATATTTTTTTGTTATTTAATTCATTACCTCCAATACCTGTTTTTTAACAAAATAAAAAGCTTATTCAAACTTTATTTTTGTGCCTATCAGTAATAAAATTATTGTCTGCCTCATCAACATGCTTGATGAATATGGCCCTTATGCCTCCCGCTTTATCTATCGTTCCCATTATTTCCACTTTTTCAGACACAAAGGACAAAATATTTTTTATCAAATCCTCAGAACATTCATTTTTGACAAGAATATACATTTCTCCCGAATCATTATCTCGGACCGCTACAGTCCCGGTTATTTGACTATGATTTTCGGGTTGAACTCTGCGCATATCTCCGTTCGCTACGGAATTAATGTAGCAGGATAAGTCTACAACTACTCCCCTGATGATTTGGAGCTCTTTATTATCTCCCGAGATTTTGGCGTTTGCGGAAAAAGCAAAGCAACAAGAAAAAATTAAAAGATAACTTATTTTTTTTAGAAAGTTCATATAACATCACTCCTCTTTTTTGTGT
Proteins encoded in this region:
- a CDS encoding glycosyltransferase, which translates into the protein MKKLILFSSIVLIISMFIGLGFAANSMKAIKNSDKSTIFAIKSTLGLKTAIRQLGAEHVFYMRNYIISALAGTDDTEAVAKRLLKNQVDIGDAIKPYYGLDAGNRLTSLLTDHIMIAVDVVTAAKNKQKDSLKKAQSKWIVNAEEITTFLNRINPKWDKKMLTDELNMHLKLSTDEVVSRLNMDWTKDIESFDKIYNHMLKFADILSGGIIAQFPNKFTDKLDTSKKY